A single window of Arthrobacter crystallopoietes DNA harbors:
- a CDS encoding SCO6880 family protein — MAAINTEYKEPSYGNWRVPRSAGLANLGAIGTGIVMAGLLLGIISFAIWGLFAGLGVLTAAGLLVLLLTVKDKHGQSIVDRFATRMSFCLARSAGTNLYRSGPLGMTEWGMYQVPGLAAQSRLYEFTDSYNRPFALLHVPATGHFTVVFSTEPDGASLVDPEQVDTWVANWGGWLAGLADEAGLDAAAVTVETAPDSGYRLRNEVHLNIDPNAPDFAQAILREVVETYPEGSATVRAWVSLTFNACLRAGSKKRTPEDVARDLASRIPGLSARLQSTGAGIARPMPAQELCEAVRVAYDPPAALIIDQAHAAGTPVSLTWGEAGPTATQANWENYRHDSGFSASWTMTGAPRGSVNSSVLSRLLAPHGDIDRKRVSLLYRPMDSALAPVIVERDQNNANVRITSGNRPSARALVDFRSAEQTAQEEARGAGLVNFGMIVTATVTDRERLPDAVAAIEQTSGPARVLLRRAYGAQDTAFAASLPLGLVLPKHSMLPSEIRDAL; from the coding sequence GTGGCAGCAATTAACACCGAATACAAGGAACCGTCCTACGGAAACTGGCGGGTCCCGCGCTCCGCAGGCCTGGCCAACCTCGGCGCCATCGGCACCGGCATCGTCATGGCCGGACTTCTGCTGGGCATCATCAGCTTCGCCATCTGGGGGCTCTTCGCCGGTCTGGGCGTCCTGACAGCAGCCGGACTGCTGGTCCTGCTGCTGACAGTCAAAGACAAACACGGGCAATCCATAGTCGACCGCTTCGCCACCCGGATGAGCTTCTGCCTCGCACGATCGGCCGGAACGAACCTCTACCGCTCCGGCCCCCTTGGGATGACTGAGTGGGGCATGTACCAGGTGCCCGGTCTGGCCGCGCAGTCGAGGCTCTACGAGTTCACCGACTCCTACAACCGCCCGTTCGCCCTGCTGCACGTGCCCGCTACCGGCCACTTCACCGTGGTCTTCTCCACCGAACCCGACGGAGCCTCACTGGTGGACCCGGAACAGGTCGACACCTGGGTGGCCAACTGGGGCGGCTGGCTCGCCGGCCTGGCCGATGAGGCCGGGCTGGACGCCGCAGCCGTCACGGTGGAAACCGCCCCGGACTCCGGGTACCGGCTGCGCAACGAAGTCCACCTGAACATCGACCCGAACGCACCGGACTTCGCGCAGGCGATTCTGCGCGAAGTCGTGGAAACCTATCCGGAAGGATCGGCCACCGTCCGCGCCTGGGTATCCCTGACCTTCAACGCGTGCCTGCGGGCAGGGTCGAAGAAGCGCACACCCGAAGACGTGGCCCGGGACCTCGCCTCCCGGATCCCGGGACTGTCGGCCCGCCTGCAGTCCACCGGAGCCGGCATCGCCCGCCCGATGCCGGCACAGGAACTCTGCGAAGCCGTTCGTGTTGCCTACGATCCCCCCGCCGCCCTGATCATCGACCAAGCCCACGCCGCCGGTACCCCGGTATCCCTGACCTGGGGCGAGGCCGGTCCCACCGCGACCCAGGCGAACTGGGAGAACTACCGGCACGACAGCGGGTTCTCGGCCTCCTGGACCATGACCGGGGCCCCGCGCGGGTCCGTGAACTCCTCGGTCCTGTCCCGGTTGCTGGCCCCGCACGGGGACATTGATCGTAAGCGGGTGTCGCTGCTGTACCGGCCGATGGATTCCGCCCTGGCCCCCGTCATAGTGGAGCGCGACCAGAACAACGCGAACGTCCGCATCACCTCCGGGAACCGGCCCAGTGCCCGGGCCCTGGTCGATTTCCGGTCCGCCGAGCAGACCGCCCAGGAAGAAGCCCGGGGCGCCGGGCTGGTGAACTTCGGGATGATCGTCACGGCCACGGTGACCGACAGGGAACGCCTCCCTGATGCCGTGGCCGCCATTGAGCAGACGTCCGGTCCTGCCCGGGTGCTGTTGCGCCGCGCCTACGGCGCGCAGGACACCGCCTTCGCAGCCTCCCTGCCCCTGGGCCTGGTCCTGCCCAAACACAGCATGCTGCCCTCCGAGATTAGGGATGCGCTGTAA
- a CDS encoding helicase HerA domain-containing protein, which produces MARIRFLPVKTAKTVEKVMQAKQAAKGTGSTRPSRGAGPGTRGWSGRGGGMAQLVPSVREYRGTTVQVCGLWPFSSGASSPMIGVPLGRHEETRATVCCDPISWFQRARLISNPSAFILGKPGLGKSTLVRRMFLGLSAQGIHPLVLGDLKGEHVKAVQALGGQVIRLGRGVGYLNILDPGQAVEAAGLLEDHGHHEAAARVRADAHGRRLNMVVSLITISRNSPPTDQEQTILDRALRVLDERFEGIPVLQDLLDVIVCAPDELRQVALDRGDMKIYLRETRALEATLLGLTGGGKLGEIFSRQTTNPMKRDRAVVFDVSSIDETETDLQAAVLLACWSYGFGTVNVANALADAGLEPRRNYFVVLDELWRALRSGKGMVDRVDALTRLNRSVGVGQIMISHTMSDLLALPAEEDRMKARGFVERSGMVICGGLPASEMRLLTSAIPLSRQEQQKLISWQDPPVWDSRGLDVEPPGRGKFLIKVGGRPGIPVRIALTIIEQAGGLNDTDTRWNKERIEMPAEAPMEPAAPRMPDEGGPR; this is translated from the coding sequence ATGGCCCGCATCAGATTTCTGCCAGTAAAGACAGCAAAGACAGTAGAGAAAGTGATGCAAGCAAAACAAGCGGCTAAAGGCACCGGGTCGACCCGTCCTTCCCGCGGGGCCGGGCCGGGCACCCGCGGCTGGTCCGGACGTGGCGGAGGCATGGCACAGCTCGTCCCCTCGGTGCGTGAGTACAGGGGGACGACGGTCCAGGTCTGCGGGCTGTGGCCGTTTTCCTCCGGCGCGTCCTCGCCCATGATCGGCGTCCCGCTGGGCCGCCATGAAGAAACCCGGGCCACGGTCTGCTGCGACCCGATCAGCTGGTTCCAGCGCGCCCGGCTGATCTCCAACCCTTCCGCCTTCATCCTCGGGAAACCCGGGCTCGGCAAGTCCACGCTGGTCCGCCGCATGTTCTTAGGGCTGTCCGCTCAAGGCATCCACCCGCTGGTCCTCGGGGATTTGAAGGGTGAGCACGTCAAAGCCGTCCAGGCCCTTGGCGGGCAGGTGATCAGGCTCGGCCGCGGCGTCGGGTACCTGAACATCCTCGATCCCGGCCAGGCTGTCGAGGCGGCCGGGCTCCTCGAGGACCACGGCCACCACGAAGCCGCCGCCCGGGTCCGTGCCGACGCGCACGGCCGCCGGCTGAACATGGTCGTCTCGCTGATCACGATCAGCCGCAACAGCCCGCCCACTGATCAGGAACAGACCATCCTGGACCGGGCGCTGCGGGTCCTCGACGAGCGGTTCGAGGGCATCCCGGTGCTGCAGGACCTCCTGGATGTGATTGTCTGCGCGCCGGATGAGCTGCGTCAGGTTGCACTGGACCGGGGCGACATGAAGATCTACCTGCGGGAGACCCGGGCGTTGGAAGCGACCCTGCTGGGCCTGACCGGGGGAGGGAAGCTGGGCGAAATCTTCTCCCGGCAGACCACCAACCCGATGAAGCGTGACCGGGCCGTGGTCTTTGACGTCTCCAGCATCGATGAGACCGAGACCGACCTGCAGGCGGCCGTGCTGCTCGCGTGCTGGTCTTACGGATTCGGCACCGTGAACGTCGCCAACGCCCTCGCGGACGCGGGCCTGGAGCCGCGCCGGAACTACTTCGTGGTGCTGGACGAGCTGTGGCGGGCGCTGCGTTCCGGCAAGGGCATGGTCGACCGGGTGGACGCCCTGACCCGGTTGAACCGGTCCGTCGGCGTCGGGCAGATCATGATTTCCCACACCATGTCCGACCTGCTGGCGCTGCCGGCGGAAGAGGACCGGATGAAGGCCCGCGGTTTCGTGGAACGCTCGGGCATGGTGATCTGCGGCGGTCTGCCGGCGTCGGAAATGCGGCTGCTGACCTCCGCGATACCGTTATCGCGGCAGGAGCAGCAGAAGCTCATCTCGTGGCAGGACCCGCCCGTCTGGGACTCACGCGGTCTCGATGTCGAGCCTCCGGGCCGGGGGAAGTTCCTGATCAAGGTCGGCGGCCGCCCGGGCATCCCCGTCCGGATCGCCCTGACCATCATTGAACAGGCCGGGGGATTGAACGACACCGACACCCGATGGAACAAAGAGCGAATAGAGATGCCCGCGGAAGCACCCATGGAACCGGCTGCTCCCCGGATGCCCGACGAAGGAGGACCACGATGA
- a CDS encoding type IV secretory system conjugative DNA transfer family protein: MSAPNRKGMGLGDALLVWLALGFIAVFGGGTYAAAHVGSWMAGIQAPPAHPIDLIAGLAKGRVPWPSQATLAVSLMAGVVLVLAVIVLVAWQQGASKRARVDKAARYLGRGKSLAAFSEKGAKATALRLGVKGTPGITVGKVVSTGRKFIQSWEDLSLDIWGPRTGKSTSRVMPAILDAPGAVVSTSNKRDVVDGTRGVREATADVWVFDPQKIAQEEPHWWWNPLSYVTDEEKAYKLTQHFSAGSRFPGSKPDAYFDPKAEDILSSYFLAAALGGLPITQVYLWVTEQVSQEPIEILREHDYELQYKGLESTLKLADKQRDGIFGTAEKMIQCLKSRNTLRWVAPTGGATVATDTRPRFNPHAFAASRETIYILSKEGAGSAAPLTTALTVAIAEAMEERAERSGGRLPQPALFALDELANVVRWAGLPDQFSHYGSKGLIVMGILQSWSQGVELWGEANMRKIWSAANVKVYGGGVAEEGFLRALSDLIGDYSYINVSMSSGKNGSSRSRQEGKERIFDVSNLAELDRGRAVILASGAPATLVRTMPWYTGQHKEAVEASITKYSPQPEEEPAPVAAAANANPWVTG; this comes from the coding sequence ATGAGTGCTCCGAACCGTAAAGGAATGGGCCTCGGCGATGCCCTGCTGGTCTGGCTCGCCCTAGGCTTCATTGCCGTCTTTGGCGGCGGCACCTACGCGGCCGCGCACGTGGGCTCCTGGATGGCCGGCATTCAGGCCCCGCCTGCCCACCCCATTGACCTGATCGCCGGCCTGGCCAAGGGCCGTGTGCCCTGGCCCAGCCAAGCCACTCTCGCCGTGTCCCTCATGGCCGGCGTGGTCCTCGTTCTGGCCGTTATCGTGCTGGTGGCCTGGCAGCAGGGCGCGTCCAAGCGTGCCCGCGTGGATAAGGCCGCCCGTTACCTGGGCCGCGGGAAGTCGCTGGCCGCGTTCTCCGAAAAGGGAGCGAAAGCCACCGCCTTGCGGCTGGGGGTGAAGGGCACTCCCGGAATCACCGTGGGCAAGGTCGTCTCCACCGGCCGGAAGTTCATTCAGTCCTGGGAAGACCTCAGCCTCGATATCTGGGGACCACGAACAGGTAAATCAACATCCCGCGTGATGCCAGCAATCCTGGACGCACCAGGGGCTGTGGTGTCGACCTCGAACAAGCGCGACGTCGTGGACGGCACCCGTGGCGTCCGCGAGGCCACCGCTGACGTGTGGGTGTTCGATCCGCAGAAGATTGCACAGGAAGAACCGCACTGGTGGTGGAACCCGCTCTCCTACGTCACCGACGAGGAAAAAGCGTACAAATTGACCCAGCACTTCTCGGCCGGCTCCCGCTTCCCGGGGTCGAAGCCGGATGCCTACTTTGACCCCAAGGCAGAAGATATCCTCTCCTCCTATTTCCTCGCGGCCGCCCTCGGCGGGTTGCCCATCACGCAGGTGTACCTGTGGGTGACCGAACAGGTCAGCCAGGAACCCATCGAAATCCTCAGGGAGCATGACTACGAGTTGCAGTACAAGGGTCTGGAGTCCACGCTGAAGCTGGCCGACAAGCAGCGCGACGGGATCTTCGGCACCGCCGAAAAGATGATCCAGTGCCTCAAAAGCCGGAACACGCTGCGCTGGGTCGCCCCAACAGGCGGCGCAACCGTCGCCACGGATACCCGACCCCGGTTCAACCCGCATGCCTTCGCTGCCTCCCGGGAGACGATCTACATCCTCTCCAAGGAAGGCGCAGGCTCCGCTGCTCCGCTCACCACGGCGCTGACGGTGGCCATCGCTGAAGCGATGGAGGAACGGGCCGAGCGCAGCGGCGGCCGCCTGCCCCAGCCCGCGCTGTTCGCGCTGGACGAGTTGGCCAACGTCGTCCGCTGGGCCGGGCTGCCGGACCAGTTCAGCCACTACGGCTCCAAGGGCCTGATCGTCATGGGCATCCTGCAGTCCTGGTCCCAGGGCGTGGAGCTGTGGGGTGAGGCGAACATGCGCAAAATCTGGTCCGCCGCGAACGTCAAGGTTTACGGCGGCGGCGTGGCCGAAGAAGGCTTCCTCCGCGCACTCTCGGACCTGATCGGGGACTACAGCTACATCAACGTCTCAATGTCCTCCGGCAAAAACGGGTCCAGCCGCTCCCGCCAGGAAGGCAAGGAACGCATCTTCGACGTTTCCAACCTTGCGGAGCTGGACCGTGGCCGCGCCGTCATCCTCGCATCCGGTGCACCAGCCACGCTGGTCCGGACCATGCCCTGGTATACCGGCCAACACAAGGAAGCCGTGGAGGCATCCATCACGAAGTACAGCCCGCAGCCGGAGGAAGAACCAGCGCCGGTGGCAGCGGCGGCGAACGCGAATCCGTGGGTGACCGGGTAG
- a CDS encoding DUF6668 family protein yields MQQSPNPWVTSEAGPDNASEQAPDTYMPPAAVINAPLRGMVEPDTADRLPRRTMTGPATLWITGAHGGAGESTIADLLDGARATGHCWPVLDDAQRKPAVLLVCRSNMRGLKAVQSALIQWASGAAPAVDLLGLAVLADAPGKLPKALKEFAFLVGGGAPRLWILPWVEAWRHGDVTAGLPGREYQRFATDLISLTNQPPTTPQQL; encoded by the coding sequence ATGCAACAGTCCCCGAACCCCTGGGTCACCAGTGAAGCCGGGCCCGACAACGCGTCGGAACAAGCACCGGATACGTACATGCCGCCGGCGGCAGTCATCAATGCCCCGCTAAGGGGCATGGTCGAACCCGACACAGCGGATCGCCTGCCCCGCCGCACCATGACCGGACCTGCAACGCTGTGGATCACCGGCGCTCACGGCGGAGCCGGCGAAAGCACCATCGCCGACCTCCTCGACGGCGCACGCGCCACCGGTCACTGCTGGCCCGTACTCGACGACGCTCAACGGAAACCGGCCGTACTCCTGGTCTGCCGTTCGAATATGCGGGGCTTGAAAGCCGTGCAAAGCGCCCTCATCCAGTGGGCTTCCGGCGCGGCTCCCGCCGTTGATCTGCTGGGCCTGGCTGTTCTTGCAGATGCGCCCGGGAAACTGCCCAAAGCCCTGAAAGAGTTCGCCTTTCTCGTGGGCGGAGGAGCCCCCCGCCTCTGGATCCTGCCATGGGTCGAAGCCTGGCGGCACGGGGACGTGACGGCAGGCTTGCCGGGCCGCGAGTATCAGCGCTTCGCCACAGATCTCATATCCCTGACCAACCAGCCACCAACCACCCCGCAACAGCTTTAG
- a CDS encoding TrbC/VirB2 family protein — protein MQNSALLLPLSFIPDPTPVVPPQAEGLLTVLDWASGIGLVLGVLGVIIVGIGMVIQLRRGEGGESIGKLGWVLAGCIIITGASGIVRAFV, from the coding sequence ATGCAGAACAGCGCTCTTCTCCTTCCCCTCAGCTTCATCCCGGACCCGACACCCGTAGTTCCTCCACAGGCGGAGGGCCTGTTGACCGTCCTGGACTGGGCGTCCGGTATCGGCCTCGTCCTCGGTGTCCTGGGCGTGATCATCGTCGGCATCGGCATGGTCATCCAGCTGCGCCGGGGCGAAGGCGGAGAATCCATCGGCAAGCTCGGCTGGGTCCTCGCCGGCTGCATCATCATCACCGGCGCTTCAGGCATCGTCCGCGCATTCGTCTAA
- a CDS encoding nucleoside hydrolase produces MRHQILLDVDTGRDDALAIMFAVQHPDIDVRAITCIAGNTNLENVVGNTLKILDLVDAPPIPVALGARRPLIEPPRDASWIHGKYGLGDVDLPVSDRSVKPIHAVDLMRQCLLDADEPLTIFALGPMTNLALLLRMYPEVSDQIKRIIFMGGSATIGNATPVAEFNFWHDPEAADIVLTSGIPLTMYGWDVLWGMRTSAEQIAELCASSNPIRQTAGRLLDFKVKDPSNGSVVVYDAIGDAGALCVMVAPEAFTIERWPVQVVLSPGAARGQTLVDRRDMSGEDAVHDPSGPIPVIDVVSAARASEVLTNFFDILGGSEARRFDVAAV; encoded by the coding sequence ATGAGACATCAGATACTGCTCGACGTCGACACCGGCCGGGACGACGCCCTGGCTATCATGTTCGCGGTGCAACATCCTGACATCGATGTTCGCGCGATCACTTGCATTGCGGGAAACACCAATCTGGAGAATGTCGTCGGCAACACCCTGAAAATTCTCGATTTGGTTGACGCTCCGCCCATCCCTGTGGCACTCGGCGCTCGACGCCCCCTTATCGAGCCGCCCCGGGACGCGTCCTGGATTCATGGCAAGTACGGACTTGGAGATGTGGATCTGCCTGTCAGCGACAGGAGCGTCAAGCCGATCCATGCTGTTGATTTGATGCGGCAGTGCCTGCTGGACGCCGACGAGCCGCTGACTATTTTTGCCCTGGGACCGATGACCAACCTCGCGCTGCTGCTGCGAATGTATCCGGAGGTCTCCGACCAGATCAAGCGGATTATCTTTATGGGTGGATCAGCCACGATCGGCAATGCGACGCCAGTCGCAGAGTTCAATTTCTGGCATGACCCGGAGGCGGCAGACATCGTGCTGACCAGCGGGATCCCGCTGACCATGTATGGCTGGGACGTTCTCTGGGGGATGAGGACCAGTGCGGAGCAGATCGCGGAGCTGTGTGCCTCGTCCAATCCCATCCGCCAGACCGCCGGTCGCCTGCTCGACTTCAAGGTCAAGGATCCTTCGAACGGGTCGGTGGTTGTTTACGATGCCATCGGCGACGCCGGCGCCCTATGTGTCATGGTTGCGCCCGAAGCGTTCACCATCGAGCGCTGGCCGGTGCAAGTGGTGTTGTCACCCGGCGCCGCGCGGGGACAAACCCTCGTCGATCGACGCGACATGTCCGGAGAGGACGCCGTACACGACCCGTCGGGTCCAATCCCAGTCATCGACGTGGTCAGCGCAGCCCGCGCGTCCGAGGTACTCACCAACTTCTTCGACATTCTCGGGGGAAGTGAAGCACGCAGGTTCGATGTCGCTGCTGTTTGA
- a CDS encoding MinD/ParA family ATP-binding protein codes for MGTTPTEVLAFPNISAIVRDNGTAEVVVAGNSRIVPSGESLQDLRNNALDLVVGEARTLQRPVRVRIEDPEGHGELIVHPDKTIESVSYETRPARRRTPTPETTPQEAAPAVADTVPATEQETVPAQPDTAAAALGKEDAQSDARPWPPGPAASGPVSSGPVCSPQPAKRRPLREAGSFLAAPGTVEPATRGIRGMLNNLGFSLAPSADELGEREDIRLASKHFAGTRTIAVVNQKGGSNKTPTVADLAAVFGRNGGSVVAWDNNPTTGTLGWRTEQGDHTRSALDVIAAADALLSPTAQSADINAFVHHQSTDKYDVLRSDEDVDGTHEVTAEEVDILHRVVSKYYRLILMDSGNNHRSAEWNRMIDHADQLVVPTTNEEDRVEAALLTLQGLDLKSERSASLAANAVVIVSERQKGEARLSQETADKFRPYVRDVVVVPFDPALKSGQIRFGALQPATRRAWLRAAAAVARGL; via the coding sequence ATGGGTACTACACCGACCGAGGTCCTGGCCTTTCCCAACATCAGTGCCATCGTCCGCGACAACGGAACCGCCGAGGTCGTCGTCGCCGGAAACTCCCGCATCGTTCCCTCCGGGGAATCGCTGCAGGACCTTCGCAACAACGCCCTGGACCTCGTCGTGGGAGAGGCCCGGACCCTGCAGCGCCCCGTCAGGGTCCGGATCGAGGACCCCGAAGGACACGGTGAACTGATCGTGCACCCGGATAAGACAATCGAATCAGTCTCCTACGAAACCCGCCCCGCCCGCCGCCGGACACCAACTCCGGAAACCACCCCCCAGGAGGCGGCGCCGGCCGTGGCCGACACGGTCCCGGCCACCGAACAGGAGACAGTACCCGCCCAGCCCGACACAGCTGCCGCCGCTCTTGGGAAGGAGGACGCCCAGTCGGACGCCAGGCCCTGGCCGCCCGGCCCCGCGGCTTCCGGCCCGGTGTCTTCCGGCCCTGTATGTTCGCCGCAACCGGCCAAGCGCCGCCCGCTGAGGGAGGCAGGTAGCTTCCTTGCCGCGCCGGGCACCGTTGAACCGGCCACCCGGGGCATCAGGGGAATGCTGAACAACCTGGGTTTCTCGCTGGCACCGTCAGCGGATGAACTGGGCGAACGCGAGGATATCCGGCTGGCCTCCAAGCACTTCGCCGGTACCCGCACCATTGCCGTGGTCAATCAGAAAGGCGGATCGAACAAGACACCGACCGTCGCCGATCTGGCGGCCGTGTTCGGCCGCAACGGCGGCAGCGTCGTGGCGTGGGACAACAACCCGACCACGGGAACCCTTGGCTGGCGGACAGAACAGGGCGACCACACCCGCAGCGCCCTGGATGTCATCGCTGCCGCTGACGCCCTGCTGTCGCCCACGGCCCAGTCCGCGGATATCAACGCCTTCGTTCACCACCAGAGCACCGATAAGTACGACGTGCTGCGCTCCGATGAGGATGTGGACGGCACCCACGAAGTCACCGCCGAAGAAGTAGACATCCTGCACCGGGTTGTCTCCAAGTACTACCGGCTGATCCTGATGGATTCAGGCAACAACCACCGCAGCGCAGAGTGGAACCGCATGATCGACCACGCGGACCAGCTGGTGGTTCCCACCACCAACGAAGAAGACCGCGTCGAGGCTGCCCTCCTGACACTGCAGGGCCTGGATCTGAAAAGCGAACGTTCTGCCTCACTCGCGGCCAATGCCGTCGTGATCGTCTCCGAGCGGCAGAAAGGCGAAGCCCGCCTCTCGCAGGAAACAGCCGATAAGTTCCGTCCCTACGTCCGCGATGTCGTCGTTGTGCCTTTCGATCCGGCATTGAAGTCCGGCCAGATCCGTTTCGGCGCTCTCCAGCCGGCAACGCGCAGGGCGTGGCTCCGGGCGGCTGCCGCGGTCGCCCGCGGCCTCTGA
- a CDS encoding DUF4913 domain-containing protein, with protein sequence MTIDIGRFSEAPSSDVEETGADSGQEQKPPELVYGSAEEFLHEQLLPTYVRDVDGRAAKWCLEWYFHPEAVSRVEALWRAWEHLRLDGATGISVWFKDHADHHMSVLLDPRGPFYKCDMQKHRDPEHMEPQKAPNGWFPDVRVR encoded by the coding sequence ATGACTATCGACATCGGCCGATTCAGCGAAGCTCCCAGCTCGGACGTAGAGGAAACTGGCGCTGACTCAGGTCAGGAGCAGAAGCCCCCGGAGCTGGTGTACGGCTCAGCCGAAGAGTTCCTGCACGAGCAGCTACTCCCTACCTATGTCCGCGATGTCGACGGCCGCGCAGCCAAATGGTGCCTCGAATGGTATTTCCACCCGGAAGCTGTCTCCCGTGTGGAAGCGCTGTGGCGGGCCTGGGAACACCTTAGACTCGACGGCGCCACCGGTATCAGTGTCTGGTTCAAAGACCACGCAGACCACCACATGAGCGTGCTCCTCGACCCACGCGGGCCGTTCTACAAATGCGACATGCAAAAGCACCGCGACCCCGAACACATGGAACCCCAAAAAGCCCCAAACGGCTGGTTCCCCGATGTGCGAGTCCGGTAA